CTCGGCGACATCGAGCTGCCCAAGACCGACACCGAGAACCCGCTGAGCACGTTCGGGCGGGTGGCGATCACCGGTGCGGCCCGGTCCCCGGACGGTGCCCGGGTGGTGCTGCGCACGTACGCCGACGCCTTCGAGTACGACGTGCAGAACGGCGACCTCGTCGCCGCGCTGACCACCACCACGCCCCGGGTGACCCCGCTGGCCGACCCGTTCGGCGAGGCGATCGCGTACTCGACCGACGGCAAGACCTTCCTGACCGTCTCCGACGCGGGGCATCTCGACGACAACGAGCCGGTCGACATCCTCAGCTACACCCCGTCCACGGAGGGCCCGAAAGACCTGGCCAACGACCCGGACGCGGTGAAGAACGCGGCCGGCCGGTCGTGGTTCGACGGGCTGACCCTGGACGACATCACCTACCTGATCGCCACTGTCGGCGTACTCGGTGCGCTGCTGGTGGGCGCCGGCATCTTCGGCATCCTGCGGGCCCGCAAGCGCCCGACGCCGGCCGCCAAGAGCCGCGACGGCGACGATGACGACGACGACCCGAGCCGCAAGGACGACGCTTTCGGCCCGAAGGACCGTGGTCGGGGCGCGGTGTACGGCGGCGCCCAGTCCGGTGCCGTCTACGGCGGCCCGGCGAAGGGTGGACGGCCGGAGGGCTCGCGGTCGGGAGCGGTCTACGGCGGTGCCCGTCCTGCGGGCGCCAACGGCTCTCGCCCGGCTCAGGGCGGTGGCGTCTACGGCGGTGGTGGCGGTGGCCGCTCCGGCGGCGAGGGTGGCCGGTCGGGTGGCGAGGGCGGACCGGTCTACGGTGGCGGCCGTCCCGGTGGCGGTGGCCGCCCGGCTCAGGGCGGCGGTGGACGCTCCGGCGGCGGCGGGGTCTACGGGGGCGGCGGTGGTCGGGCCGGTGGACCGCCCGGTGGCGGCGGCCGTGGCGGTGGCGGTGCCCCGGGTGGTGGTGGCCGGGCCGGTGGCGCGCCCGGGGGCGGCGGTGGCCGCGCGGGCGGCATGCCCGGCGGTGGGCGGGGCGGTCAGCCTGGTGGTGGAGGCCGTGCGGAGCCCCCTCGACGGGGTGGGCCGGGCGGCGAGCCGGACCATCGGGGCCGGCGTTCCGGCCGCTACCGCGAGGACGGCAACGAGCCGTACGGCCAGATGCCGGGCGGCAACTACGGCTACCGGGGCGACCGGTACTGACCCTGGGGGCCGGTACCGGTCGGGTTACGGTCTAGATCCGGCGCAGCACCGCGACCACTCGCCCCATGATCGTGGCGTCGTCACCGGGGATCGGGTCGAAGGCCGGATTCTGCGGCATCAGCCAGACGTGGCCGTCGCGCCGTCGGTAGGTCTTCACGGTCGCCTCGCCGTCCAGCATGGCGGCGACGATCTCGCCGGAGTCAGCGGTCGGCTGCTGCCGGACGACCACCCAGTCGCCGTCGCAGATCGCCGCGTCGAGCATCGAGTCGCCCTTGACCTGGAGCATGAAGACCTCGCCCTCGCCGACCAGCTCACGGGGGAGCGGGAAGACGTCCTCCATCGACTGTTCGGCGAGGATCGGCCCACCGGCGGCGATCCGGCCGAGCATCGGCACGTACGCGGGGGTGGGGCGCTGCGAACGGGCCAACTCGTCGTCGACGTCGCTTGCGGACCGGACGTCGACCGCGCGGGGGCGATTCGGGTCGCGCCGCAGGAAGCCCTTCTTCTCCAGCTCCTTGAGCTGGTAGGCGACGCTGGACGGGGAGACGAGCCCGACCGCCTCGCCGATCTCCCGCACGCTCGGCGGGTAACCGTGCCGCTCCACCCAGGTGCGGATGAAGTCGAGGATGCGTCGCTGGCGGGCGGTCAGGTCGACCGTCGCCGGGTCGGGGAAACCGCTGACCACCGGCGTCACCGGGCGTACGGCGGGCTGCCCGGAGCGGGCACGGGTGACGCTGCGGCGACGGGCGGCCGGCGGAGCCGCCTCGATGCTCTGCTGCGGGCTCTGCGGCCGGTTGGCCCGGTCCTCGGTCACGTCCGTCCTCCCTGGTCGGCGCTGGGGTGCCTTGGCGGCTCGTGGTGCGCACGGTGATCTGTCGGCCGGTGCGGCGACCATGGTCACCTCCGGCTGTTCATGACCGTATCGGTGAGATCGGTCATTTTCAAACATCTGTACGACCTGTCTCCGCGTGTCGGGGCGGAAAAGCGCGACAGTCGTACGTCCGTTCTGATAAATGGTACGCGTAGTCGAACGTGTGTTCGACCCGGTACGGATTGTCGGTGATCCTGTCCGGTCGGGCGGTAACCCTCGCCACCGGTCCGCGTTGGGCTCTCCGGCTGGGTGGAGAGGGGGTGGCGGATGGGTTGTCGGGTGACGCGCCGGACACGCCGGTCAACTTGACCGCGGATCGCCAGCGACATACGGTCGACCCCTAGATGTAGTAGTCACATTGGCGTAAGTCGCCTACAGGTTGGGTTCGACTACCCACCGCACTTTCCGCACCGCCGAGCCGGCGGCCGTCCTGCGGGCGGCCCCGCCGTCCCTGCGTGCGCCCGGAGGTGGTGGGAGGCGTACCCGAAGTCGATCAAGGAGGTCGGGCGATGCGGTGTCCGTACTGCCGGCACGCCGACTCCCGGGTGGTCGACTCGCGGGAGGCGGACGACGGTCAGTTGATCCGTCGGCGGCGCTCCTGCCCGGAGTGCGGCAAACGGTTCACCACTGTCGAGGAGGCGGTGCTGGCGGTGGTCAAGCGCAGCGGGGTGACCGAGCCGTTCAGCCGTACGAAGATCATCGGCGGAGTGCGCAAGGCGTGCCAGGGGCGACCGGTCGAGGAGGACTCGATCGCGATCCTGGCGCAGCGGGTCGAGGAGACCATTCGCGCCAAGGGGGCCGCCGAGATCCCGAGCCACGAGGTCGGGCTGGTCATCCTGGGTCCCCTGCGGGACCTGGACGAGGTCGCCTACCTACGGTTCGCCAGCGTCTACCGGTCGTTCGACTCGCTCGCCGACTTCGAGCGGGAGATCGAGACGCTGCGGGCCGCCGCGCGCCCGGGAGGGCGACGGGGCCGAGACGGCCCACGCGCAGTGAACGTCTGAGCAGCAGCAGTAGCAGTGACAGTCGGATCACGCGGGGTGCCCGCGTGAGCGAGGGGGCGGATGAGATGTCGGGGGACGGTGTGACAACAAGCAGGTCACGGAACAAGACGAACGCGGGCCTCAAGGTGGAGCGGGTCTGGACCACCGAGGGCGTGCACCCGTACGACGAGGTCGCCTGGGAGCGCCGCGACGTCGTGATGACCAACTGGCGGGACGGCTCGATCAACTTCGAGCAGCGCGGTGTCGAGTACCCGGAGAGTTGGAGCGTCAACGCGGCCAACATCGTGACCACCAAGTACTTCCGGGGCGCGGTGGGCACCCCGGAGCGGGAGTGGTCGCTCAAGCAGCTGATCGACCGGGTGGTCACCACCTACCGCACCGCGGGTGAGGAGTACGGCTACTTCGCCTCCCCGGCCGACGCCGAGATCTTCGCCCACGAGCTGACCTGGATGCTGCTGCACCAGGTGTTCAGCTTCAACTCGCCGGTCTGGTTCAACGTCGGCACGCCGTCGCCGCAGCAGGTCAGCGCCTGTTTCATCCTCGCCGTCGACGACTCGATGGACTCCATCCTCGACTGGTACAAGGAGGAGGGGCTGATCTTCAAGGGCGGCTCCGGCTCCGGCGTCAACCTGTCCCGGATCCGCTCCTCCCGGGAACTGCTCTCCTCCGGCGGCACCGCCTCCGGCCCGGTCAGCTTCATGCGCGGCGCCGACGCGAGCGCCGGCACCATCAAGTCCGGCGGCGCCACCCGGCGAGCGGCCAAGATGGTCATCCTCGACGTCGACCACCCGGACATCGAGGAGTTCGTGGTCACCAAGGCGCGCGAGGAGGACAAGATCCGCGCGCTGCGCGACGCCGGGTTCGACATGGACCTGGGCGGCGCCGACATCGTCAGCGTGCAGTACCAGAACGCCAACAACTCGGTCCGCGTCTCCGACGAGTTCATGGGTGCGGTCGAGCAGGGCGGCGGCTTCGACCTGCGCGGCCGGCTCGACGGCGCGGTGATCGACACCATCGACGCGCAGAAGCTGTTCCGCACCATCTCCCAGGCCGCCTGGGAGTGCGCCGACCCCGGCCTGCAGTACGACGACACCATCAACGACTGGCACACCTGCCCGGAGACCGGCCGGATCACCGCGTCGAACCCGTGCTCGGAGTACCTGCACCTGGACAACTCCTCGTGCAACCTGGCCTCGCTGAACCTGATGAAGTTCCTCCGCGCCGACGGTGGCTTCGAGGTGGAGAAGTTCGTCCGCAGCGTCGAGATGGTCATCACCGCGATGGACATCTCGATCTGCTTCGCCGACTTCCCGACCGAGAAGATCGGCGAGACCACCCGGGCCTACCGGCAGCTTGGCATCGGGTACGCCAACCTGGGCGCCCTGCTGATGGCCTCCGGCCTGCCGTACGACTCGGACCAGGGTCGTTCGCTGTCCGCCGCGATCACCTCGCTGATGACCGGCACGGCGTACCGCCGCTCGGCCGAGCTGGCCGGCATCGTCGGCGCGTACGACGGGTACGCCCGCAACGCCGAGCCGCACAAGCGGGTCATGCGCAAGCACGCCGCCGCCAACGACCAGATCAAGCCGGCCGGCACGGTGGCCACCGCGGTGGTCCGCGAGGCCACCAAGCAGTGGACCCAGGGCAACAAGATCGGCGACCGGAACGGCTGGCGGAACTCGCAGGCCAGCGTGCTCGCGCCGACCGGCACCATCGGCCTGATGATGGACTGCGACACCACCGGCGTCGAGCCGGACCTGGCGCTGGTGAAGTTCAAGAAGCTGGTCGGCGGCGGCTCGATGCAGATCGTCAACCAGACCGTGCCCCGTGCCCTGCGCAGCCTCGGCTACCCCGAGGAGCAGGTCGAGGCGATCGTCGAGCACATCTCCGACCAGGGGCACGTGGTGGACGCCCCCGGCCTGAAGCCGGAGCACTACCCGGTCTTCGACTGCGCCATGGGCGAGCGGTCCATCGCCCCGATGGGCCACGTCCGGATGATGGCGGCGGTCCAGCCGTTCATCTCCGGCGCCATCTCCAAGACGGTCAACATGCCGGAGCAGGCCACCGTCGCCGACGTCGAGAAGATCTACTTCGAGGGCTGGAAGCTCGGCCTCAAGGCGCTGGCGATCTACCGGGACAACTGCAAGGTCGGTCAGCCGCTGTCGGTGGCGAAGAAGAAGACCGCCGAGCCGGAGGCGACCGTCACCGCGGTCGAGCCGGTGGTGGAGAAGGTCGTCGAGTACCGCCCGGTGCGCAAGCGGCTGCCGAAGAAGCGCCCCTCGGAGACCATCTCCTTCTCGGTCGGTGGCGCCGAGGGGTACCTCACCGCCTCGTCCTACCCGGACGACGGCCTCGGCGAGGTCTTCCTCAAGATGTCGAAGCAGGGTTCCACCCTGGCCGGGGTGATGGACGCCTTCTCGGTGGCCATCTCGATCGGCCTGCAGTACGGCGTCCCGCTGGAGACGTACGTCAGCAAGTTCACCAACATGCGCTTCGAGCCGGCCGGCATGACCGACGACCCGGACGTGCGGATGGCCGCCTCGGTGATGGACTACATCTTCCGTCGCCTGGCGCTGGACTTCCTGCCCTACGAGCGCCGTGCCGAGATCGGCATCTTCACCGCCAAGGAGCGGGCCGCCCAGCTCGTCGCCGAGGCGGAGGCGGAGGCCAACGGCACGGACCTCACGGCCATGGCCGCGTCCGCCCCGGTCGAGGCCAAGCCGGAGGAGCCGAAGAGCGGCCCGGTCGCCCAGCCGGCTCAGGAACTCGCCGACGCCGCCGCGATCAAGCCGGCACCGTCGGTCGGTTCCAGCACCGAGTTGCTGGAGGCCGTGATCGGCAAGGCCGCCGACGCGCCGCTCTGCTTCACCTGCGGTACGAAGATGCGCCCGGCCGGTAGCTGCTACGTCTGCGAGGGCTGCGGCTCCACCAGCGGCTGCAGCTGACGACGAGCACCGAGGAGCCCCGGGCGCACACGCGTCCGGGGCTCCTCACGTCCCCCGCCCCGCCCGCCCCGCCCGCCCCACCCGCCCCGCCCGCCCCACCCGCCCCACCCGCCCCGCCCGCCCCGCCCGCCCCACCCGCGCCATCCCCCCCGACCAACCCCACCCCGCGCCCAGCCCGTCGATCATGGGGTCATGGTGGGGATGAAACTGGGCAATCGGGTGCTTCTCGGGTGCCGTAAGTCCATGATCGGCGAGCTCCCGGCGGGCCGGGCTGCGACCCGGGACGCGGCGGGTGGGCCGAGGTGCGGCGGGGCGGCGGGCGGGGCCGGGTGAAGGGCGGTGGCTGCCTAGACTGCGCGGGATGAGTGGAGAGCGACGACCTCTGGCGGCGCGGCCCCTGACCGAGCCGCACCCGTCGCGGCTGTCGCTCGGGCACCCCGGCCGGGAGCAGATCATCGCCGCGCACGACGCGGCACTGGCCGCCGGGGACGCCGGTTACCTCGACCCGGACACCGGGCTGTTCGTACTCAGTGCCGGCTTCCTGGCCCGCCGGGGAACGTGCTGCGGGCGGGGTTGCCGGCACTGCCCGTACGTGGAGTGAAAACGGTCAGGCCGTACATGGAGTGAAACGGTCAGGCCGTAGGTGGAGTGAACGGTCAGGCAGCGGCGACGAAGACCCGGGAGGCGACCTCGCGGGGCAACCGGACGCTCTCGCCGGAACGGTCGATCGACACGCCGTCGCGTTCCTGCGCCACGGTGACCGTGGCCCCCGGGTCGACCCCGGCGGCGTGCAGTTGGCGGAGGACCTCGGCGTCGGTCTGCACGCTCTCGCAGATCCGCCGGACGATCACCTTGCCGCTCAGGCCGGGGAAGGCGAGGTTGCGCTCGCTCTCGGCCAGCTCCGGCTCGGTCTGCGTGGGTGGACCGAGCTCGTCCAGGCCCGGGATCGGGTTGCCGTACGGCGACCGGGTGGGCCGGTTGAGCAGGTCGTAGACCCGCTTCTCGACCGCGTCGCTCATCACGTGCTCCCACCGGCAGGCCTCTTCGTGAGCCTCCTCGTAGGGCATCCCGATCACGTTGACCAGCAGCAACTCGGCGAGCCGGTGCTTGCGCATCACCGAGACGGCGGTGGCGCGGCCGAGGTCGGTGAGTGTGAGGTGCCGATCGCCCTCCACGGTGAGCAGGCCGTCGCGTTCCATCCGGGCGACGGTCTGGCTGACGGTGGGGCCGCTCTGGCGCAACCGTTCAGCGATCCGGGCGCGTAGCGGCGGCACTCCCTCCTCTTCGAGTTCGAGGATGGTGCGCAGGTACATTTCGGTCGTATCGACCAAGTCGTGAGACTTCATGGTGTCAGCGGCCCTCCGGCATCGATGGTACCCTGCCGCGCCCCGATCGATGGTCACCGAACCACCGCCGTCGTCACTGATGGTGTTGACTGGGTGCATGTCCGGTACAGACGATCTTCTGGTCGGGGCGCGGGCGCTCGCCGCCGAACTCGACGCGGCCGAACCGCCCACCCTGCTCGACGTACGGTGGCGGCTGGCCGGCCCACCCGGCCGGGACGACTACGCGGCCGGGCACGTTCCGGGCGCGGTCTTCGTCGACCTGGACACCGCGCTCTGCGGTCCGCCCGGTCGATCGGGCCGGCATCCCCTGCCCGATCCGGCGGCGCTCGAAGCGGCCCTGCGGTCCGCCGGGGTCCGCGACGGTCGTCCCGTGGTGGTGTACGACGGCGGCGACGGCATGGCCGCCGCCCGCGCCTGGTGGACGCTGCGCTGGGCGGGCCACCGGCCGGTACGCCTGCTCTCCGGTGGCTACCCGGCCTGGCTGGCTGCCGGCCTGCCCACCAGCGACGACGTGCCGACGCCCGAGCCCGGTGACGTGACCGTGCGCCCGGGTGCGCTGCCGGTGCTCGACGCCTCGGCCGCCGCCCGGCTGGCCGCCGGTGACGGGGTGCTGCTCGACGTGCGCGCCGCCCCGCGCTACCGGGGCGAGCAGGAGCCGGTCGACCCGGTCGCCGGGCACGTCCCCGGCGCGGTGAACGTGCCCGCGCCCGAGTACGTCACCGACGGCCGCTTCCCCGCCGCCGAGGCGCTGCGGGACCGGTTCGCCGCAGCCGGGGTGGCCGCCGGGGTGCCGGTCGGGGCGTACTGCGGCTCGGGGGTGACCGCCGCGCAGGCCGTCCTCGCGTTGCATGTGGCCGGACGTCCGGACGCCGCGCTCTATGTCGGCTCGTGGAGCGAGTGGGTGGCCGACCCGGAGCGACCGGTGGCCACCGGCCCGGGGTCGACCGCCTGATCAGGCCGGTTGCCCGGTCGCGTGCGACCATGGGCAGATGTCCGACGACACGGTGGTGATGTGGGACGAGTCGCTGCTCGCCTACGACCTCGGCGACCACCCGCTCGATCCGGTCCGGGTGGAGCTGACCCTGGCGCTCGCGTGGGAACTCGGCGTGCTGCACCGGCCCGGGGTCCGCATGGTCAAGCCGTACCCGGCCGACGACGAACTGCTCGGTCGGGTCCACGACCCGCGCTACCTGGGCGCGGTCCGGATGGCGCCGCGCGAGCCGTTCTTCACCGGCTTCGGCCTGGGCACCTCGGACAACCCGGTCTTCGAGGGGATGCACGAGTCGAGCGCGTTGATCGCCGGGGCGACGGTGGCCGCCGCCGAGGCGGTGTGGCGCGGCCAGGCCCGGCGCGCGGTCAACGTGGCCGGCGGCCTGCACCACGCCATGACCGACCGGGCGGCCGGGTTCTGCGTCTACAACGACCCGGCGGTGGCCATCGCCCGGCTGCTCGACCTGGGCGCGGAGCGCATCGCGTACGTCGACGTCGACGTGCACCACGGCGACGGGGTGCAGCAGATCTTCTGGGACGACCCGAGGGTGCTGACCGTCAGCCTGCACGAGACACCGCTCGCACTCTTCCCCGGCACCGGGTTCCCCGACGAGACGGGCGGCCCGAACGCCGCCGGCACGGCGGTCAACGTCCCGCTGCCGCCAGGGGTGGAGGACGCCGGCTGGCAACGCGCCTTCCACGCGGTCGTGCCGTCGGTGCTGCGCGCGTTCCGCCCGCAGGTGCTGTTCACCCAGTGCGGTGCGGACGCCCACCGCGTCGACCCGCTTGCCGACCTGCATCTGTCGGTGGACGGTCAGCGCGCCACCTACCTGGCGTTGCGGGCGCTCGCCGACGAGTTGTGTGACGGGCGGTGGGTGGCCACCGGTGGCGGCGGGTACGCGCTCGTCGAGGTGGTGCCCCGGGCCTGGACGCATCTGCTCGCGGTGGCCACCGGCGCGCCGTTGGACCCGGCGACGCCGACCCCGCCGGGCTGGCGGGATCTGGCCCGGGCCCGGCGTCCCGGCACCGACATCCCGTTGCGGATGACCGACGACGTCGACCCGAGCTACGAGCCGTGGCAGCCCACCGGCGAGCCGAACCCGGTGGACCGGGCCATCGCGGCCACCCGGAAGGCGGTCTTCCCGCTGCTCGGCCTCGACCCACACGATCCCCGCGACTGAGTCGGCCGGGGGAGGGCCGCCCGAGGTGACCAGAACCGAACCAGTCGTCGACGTGCTGCTCAGTGACGGCAGCACCGTCCAGTTGCGACCGATCCGTCCCACCGACGCGCCGGCGATCGTCGAGATGCACGCCCGGTTCTCCGA
Above is a window of Verrucosispora sp. NA02020 DNA encoding:
- a CDS encoding sulfurtransferase encodes the protein MSGTDDLLVGARALAAELDAAEPPTLLDVRWRLAGPPGRDDYAAGHVPGAVFVDLDTALCGPPGRSGRHPLPDPAALEAALRSAGVRDGRPVVVYDGGDGMAAARAWWTLRWAGHRPVRLLSGGYPAWLAAGLPTSDDVPTPEPGDVTVRPGALPVLDASAAARLAAGDGVLLDVRAAPRYRGEQEPVDPVAGHVPGAVNVPAPEYVTDGRFPAAEALRDRFAAAGVAAGVPVGAYCGSGVTAAQAVLALHVAGRPDAALYVGSWSEWVADPERPVATGPGSTA
- a CDS encoding metal-dependent transcriptional regulator translates to MKSHDLVDTTEMYLRTILELEEEGVPPLRARIAERLRQSGPTVSQTVARMERDGLLTVEGDRHLTLTDLGRATAVSVMRKHRLAELLLVNVIGMPYEEAHEEACRWEHVMSDAVEKRVYDLLNRPTRSPYGNPIPGLDELGPPTQTEPELAESERNLAFPGLSGKVIVRRICESVQTDAEVLRQLHAAGVDPGATVTVAQERDGVSIDRSGESVRLPREVASRVFVAAA
- the lexA gene encoding transcriptional repressor LexA; the protein is MTEDRANRPQSPQQSIEAAPPAARRRSVTRARSGQPAVRPVTPVVSGFPDPATVDLTARQRRILDFIRTWVERHGYPPSVREIGEAVGLVSPSSVAYQLKELEKKGFLRRDPNRPRAVDVRSASDVDDELARSQRPTPAYVPMLGRIAAGGPILAEQSMEDVFPLPRELVGEGEVFMLQVKGDSMLDAAICDGDWVVVRQQPTADSGEIVAAMLDGEATVKTYRRRDGHVWLMPQNPAFDPIPGDDATIMGRVVAVLRRI
- a CDS encoding acetoin utilization protein AcuC, yielding MSDDTVVMWDESLLAYDLGDHPLDPVRVELTLALAWELGVLHRPGVRMVKPYPADDELLGRVHDPRYLGAVRMAPREPFFTGFGLGTSDNPVFEGMHESSALIAGATVAAAEAVWRGQARRAVNVAGGLHHAMTDRAAGFCVYNDPAVAIARLLDLGAERIAYVDVDVHHGDGVQQIFWDDPRVLTVSLHETPLALFPGTGFPDETGGPNAAGTAVNVPLPPGVEDAGWQRAFHAVVPSVLRAFRPQVLFTQCGADAHRVDPLADLHLSVDGQRATYLALRALADELCDGRWVATGGGGYALVEVVPRAWTHLLAVATGAPLDPATPTPPGWRDLARARRPGTDIPLRMTDDVDPSYEPWQPTGEPNPVDRAIAATRKAVFPLLGLDPHDPRD
- the nrdR gene encoding transcriptional regulator NrdR, whose protein sequence is MRCPYCRHADSRVVDSREADDGQLIRRRRSCPECGKRFTTVEEAVLAVVKRSGVTEPFSRTKIIGGVRKACQGRPVEEDSIAILAQRVEETIRAKGAAEIPSHEVGLVILGPLRDLDEVAYLRFASVYRSFDSLADFEREIETLRAAARPGGRRGRDGPRAVNV
- a CDS encoding DUF5522 domain-containing protein → MSGERRPLAARPLTEPHPSRLSLGHPGREQIIAAHDAALAAGDAGYLDPDTGLFVLSAGFLARRGTCCGRGCRHCPYVE
- a CDS encoding vitamin B12-dependent ribonucleotide reductase; its protein translation is MSGDGVTTSRSRNKTNAGLKVERVWTTEGVHPYDEVAWERRDVVMTNWRDGSINFEQRGVEYPESWSVNAANIVTTKYFRGAVGTPEREWSLKQLIDRVVTTYRTAGEEYGYFASPADAEIFAHELTWMLLHQVFSFNSPVWFNVGTPSPQQVSACFILAVDDSMDSILDWYKEEGLIFKGGSGSGVNLSRIRSSRELLSSGGTASGPVSFMRGADASAGTIKSGGATRRAAKMVILDVDHPDIEEFVVTKAREEDKIRALRDAGFDMDLGGADIVSVQYQNANNSVRVSDEFMGAVEQGGGFDLRGRLDGAVIDTIDAQKLFRTISQAAWECADPGLQYDDTINDWHTCPETGRITASNPCSEYLHLDNSSCNLASLNLMKFLRADGGFEVEKFVRSVEMVITAMDISICFADFPTEKIGETTRAYRQLGIGYANLGALLMASGLPYDSDQGRSLSAAITSLMTGTAYRRSAELAGIVGAYDGYARNAEPHKRVMRKHAAANDQIKPAGTVATAVVREATKQWTQGNKIGDRNGWRNSQASVLAPTGTIGLMMDCDTTGVEPDLALVKFKKLVGGGSMQIVNQTVPRALRSLGYPEEQVEAIVEHISDQGHVVDAPGLKPEHYPVFDCAMGERSIAPMGHVRMMAAVQPFISGAISKTVNMPEQATVADVEKIYFEGWKLGLKALAIYRDNCKVGQPLSVAKKKTAEPEATVTAVEPVVEKVVEYRPVRKRLPKKRPSETISFSVGGAEGYLTASSYPDDGLGEVFLKMSKQGSTLAGVMDAFSVAISIGLQYGVPLETYVSKFTNMRFEPAGMTDDPDVRMAASVMDYIFRRLALDFLPYERRAEIGIFTAKERAAQLVAEAEAEANGTDLTAMAASAPVEAKPEEPKSGPVAQPAQELADAAAIKPAPSVGSSTELLEAVIGKAADAPLCFTCGTKMRPAGSCYVCEGCGSTSGCS